Proteins from one Streptomyces sp. 840.1 genomic window:
- a CDS encoding ATP-binding protein gives MPAGLVVLVGPPASGKTSFVQALIAGGQIDAEAVISSDEIRAELLGTPPAQAGSGTEDARIFEERDRRIIARLAAGHSALAESTNVTRPARARLIAIARRFDAPVTMLRFAPDVSDLLRQYAERNRNDLTADDVRAYAAS, from the coding sequence GTGCCGGCGGGACTCGTCGTCCTCGTCGGCCCGCCGGCCTCGGGCAAGACCAGCTTCGTTCAGGCATTGATCGCCGGCGGGCAGATCGACGCGGAGGCCGTCATCTCCAGCGACGAGATCCGCGCGGAACTCCTCGGTACCCCGCCCGCGCAGGCCGGCTCCGGCACCGAGGACGCACGGATCTTCGAGGAACGTGACCGCAGGATCATCGCCCGGCTCGCCGCCGGACACAGCGCCCTCGCCGAGTCGACGAACGTCACGCGGCCGGCACGCGCACGGCTCATCGCCATCGCCAGGCGCTTCGACGCCCCGGTGACCATGCTCCGGTTCGCCCCGGACGTCAGCGACCTCCTCCGGCAGTACGCGGAGCGGAACCGCAACGACCTCACCGCCGACGACGTCCGCGCCTACGCCGCGTCATGA
- a CDS encoding PA14 domain-containing protein → MPTAIPSNVVHPVATSRHPSSQGGSVRIRKKLVLLLAAVVGAAGLSAVPAASAADQDPGSPVDVHGLKGEYYTQSAPGAFDFGELKATGFDPGIDFPTLESRLSSATGQSDDASIRWTGKIVPEKSGATTFSMIGDNGFRLWIDGKPVIDHWVDDWEKEQTSEPVELTAGTAYDFKVEYFEHEGGSNLHLKWTEPGGTKVPVPQSAFRLPDDFAYDGAIAATVLADGRTLKLDFAQKLGKLPAGLVNHLNAVIGGAEWPLGAVRADPKDPRSLTVALKEPVVGNKAGNATGLADIRYDGDGALAGQDGKQVGAFWSSGPNHSTHELSTKWADEVGPKNALPEYPRPQLTRDNWQNLNGSWEFAAAKAGERPPVGRKLGEKILVPYPVESQLSGIERHEDRMWYRRTFTVPKNWKVGSGKRLQLNFGAVDWQAEVYVNGHKVTEHKGGYDKFSADVTDALKPGSTQELIVGVYDPTDAKDGENPPMGKQRLDPSGIWYTPSSGIWQTVWMEPVAADHADSLKITPDVPGGNVTVEARGVRDGVPVTATVYDGRRKVGTATGRTGSALKVRVPHAHLWSADDPHLYQLKVTVGSDRVGSYFGMRSISVEKVNGTPRTVLNGKPVFLMATLDQGFWPDGLHTAPTDEALAYDLKMHKAMGFNSVRKHIKVEPDRWFYWADKLGLMVWQDMPAMNTVNPSAAARTEYEHEMKEMIDEHSSHPSVVMWVTFNEGWGQYDEARIADQAKSWDPTRLVNSMSGINLGVDGGTGDIIDEHGYPSPALPKPDGRRALISGEYGGLGLAVPGHAWAVQQSYIAVDPATYTDDYLAKLDEVHALACKGSNGAVYTQISDVEGELNGLLTYDRRVVKPDVKRVHDAQQALIRDASRPDVAGCPAG, encoded by the coding sequence ATGCCAACTGCCATTCCTTCCAACGTTGTACATCCTGTTGCAACGAGCCGCCACCCTTCCTCACAAGGAGGATCCGTGCGCATCAGAAAGAAGCTTGTCCTGCTGCTCGCCGCCGTCGTCGGCGCTGCGGGACTGTCCGCGGTACCCGCCGCTTCGGCGGCGGACCAGGACCCCGGGAGCCCGGTCGACGTGCATGGGCTCAAGGGGGAGTACTACACCCAGTCCGCCCCTGGCGCCTTCGACTTCGGTGAGCTCAAGGCCACCGGGTTCGATCCGGGCATCGACTTCCCGACCCTGGAATCGCGGCTGTCCTCGGCCACCGGGCAGTCCGACGACGCCAGCATCCGGTGGACCGGGAAGATCGTGCCGGAGAAGTCCGGCGCCACCACCTTCTCCATGATCGGGGACAACGGCTTCCGTCTCTGGATCGACGGCAAGCCGGTCATCGACCACTGGGTCGACGACTGGGAGAAGGAACAGACCTCCGAGCCGGTCGAGTTGACCGCGGGGACCGCCTACGACTTCAAGGTCGAGTACTTCGAGCACGAGGGCGGCTCCAACCTCCACCTGAAGTGGACCGAGCCCGGCGGCACCAAGGTGCCGGTGCCGCAGTCCGCCTTCCGGCTGCCCGACGACTTCGCGTACGACGGAGCGATCGCCGCGACCGTGCTCGCCGACGGCCGCACCCTCAAGCTGGACTTCGCGCAGAAGCTCGGGAAGCTCCCGGCCGGCCTGGTCAACCACCTGAACGCGGTGATCGGCGGCGCCGAGTGGCCGCTCGGAGCGGTCAGGGCCGACCCGAAGGACCCGCGCAGCTTGACCGTCGCCCTCAAGGAGCCGGTCGTCGGCAACAAGGCCGGCAACGCCACCGGGCTCGCCGATATCCGCTACGACGGCGACGGCGCGCTGGCCGGCCAGGACGGCAAGCAGGTCGGCGCCTTCTGGTCCAGTGGGCCGAACCACTCCACGCACGAGCTGAGCACGAAGTGGGCCGACGAGGTGGGGCCGAAGAACGCCCTCCCCGAGTACCCGCGCCCCCAGCTCACCCGCGACAACTGGCAGAACCTCAATGGCTCCTGGGAGTTCGCCGCGGCGAAGGCGGGGGAGCGGCCCCCGGTCGGCAGGAAGCTCGGCGAGAAGATCCTCGTCCCGTACCCGGTCGAGTCCCAGCTCTCCGGGATCGAACGGCATGAGGACCGGATGTGGTACCGCCGGACCTTCACCGTCCCGAAGAACTGGAAGGTCGGCTCCGGCAAGCGCCTCCAGCTGAACTTCGGCGCCGTCGACTGGCAGGCCGAGGTGTACGTCAACGGGCACAAGGTCACCGAACACAAGGGCGGCTACGACAAGTTCAGCGCGGACGTCACCGACGCGCTGAAGCCGGGCAGCACCCAGGAGCTGATCGTCGGCGTCTACGACCCGACCGACGCCAAGGACGGCGAGAACCCGCCGATGGGCAAGCAGCGCCTGGACCCGAGCGGCATCTGGTACACCCCGTCGTCCGGCATCTGGCAGACCGTCTGGATGGAGCCGGTCGCCGCCGACCACGCGGACTCGCTGAAGATCACCCCGGACGTCCCGGGCGGCAACGTCACCGTCGAGGCGCGCGGCGTGCGGGACGGCGTCCCGGTCACCGCGACCGTCTACGACGGCAGGCGCAAGGTGGGCACCGCCACCGGCCGCACCGGATCGGCGCTCAAGGTGCGCGTCCCGCACGCTCACCTGTGGTCCGCCGACGACCCGCACCTCTACCAGCTCAAGGTCACCGTCGGCTCGGACCGGGTCGGCAGCTACTTCGGGATGCGGTCCATCTCCGTGGAGAAGGTGAACGGCACCCCGCGCACCGTCCTCAACGGCAAGCCGGTCTTCCTGATGGCCACCCTCGACCAGGGCTTCTGGCCGGACGGGCTGCACACCGCGCCCACCGACGAGGCACTCGCGTACGACCTCAAGATGCACAAGGCGATGGGCTTCAACTCGGTGCGCAAGCACATCAAGGTCGAGCCCGACCGCTGGTTCTACTGGGCGGACAAGCTCGGTCTGATGGTCTGGCAGGACATGCCGGCGATGAACACCGTCAACCCGTCGGCCGCCGCCCGCACCGAGTACGAGCACGAGATGAAGGAGATGATCGACGAACACTCCAGCCACCCGTCCGTGGTCATGTGGGTCACCTTCAACGAGGGCTGGGGCCAGTACGACGAGGCCCGCATCGCCGACCAGGCCAAGTCCTGGGACCCGACGCGCCTGGTCAACAGCATGTCCGGCATCAACCTGGGCGTCGACGGCGGCACCGGGGACATCATCGACGAACACGGCTACCCGAGCCCGGCCCTGCCGAAGCCGGACGGTCGACGCGCCCTGATCAGCGGTGAGTACGGCGGACTCGGGCTCGCGGTGCCCGGCCACGCCTGGGCCGTGCAGCAGTCGTACATCGCGGTCGACCCGGCCACCTACACCGACGACTACCTCGCCAAGCTCGACGAGGTGCACGCGCTGGCCTGCAAGGGCAGCAACGGCGCGGTGTACACGCAGATCTCCGACGTGGAAGGCGAGCTGAACGGCCTGCTCACCTACGACCGCAGGGTCGTCAAGCCCGACGTGAAGCGGGTCCACGACGCCCAGCAGGCGTTGATCCGCGACGCCTCGCGGCCCGACGTGGCGGGATGCCCCGCCGGCTGA